One genomic segment of Bacillota bacterium includes these proteins:
- a CDS encoding transposase encodes MLRKRYSPQEKLQIVIEALKEESLIADIASKYGIHVSVIHRWKK; translated from the coding sequence ATGCTAAGAAAACGGTATTCCCCACAAGAGAAATTACAGATAGTTATCGAAGCTCTCAAAGAAGAAAGTTTGATCGCCGATATCGCCTCAAAATATGGAATCCATGTTAGTGTCATTCACCGGTGGAAGAAA